A genomic window from Treponema maltophilum ATCC 51939 includes:
- a CDS encoding tRNA-dihydrouridine synthase family protein: MKLLLAPMAALSHEALRRTIARFGGCDEYYTEMIHAASFINGGPYERCYASCAPEPEKTVWQLTGAHEKELVHCARLLMQTEGASSVIGIDINMGCPAPEIYRQGAGIAWMSKPFEQVESMLRGLRLACGAKRLSVKIRLGEEDFTLQGLFDFADMLCSCGVERITLHPRTRKERYARLPRIQYVRLLGEFIKARYPAVSVAGNGAIDGPKSLADFAAQCPLSDAFMIGRAAVQKPWIFTLLKRSAKPDGCDTEAGRRDAELQIDLVKIAEDFIADLEACQPADFWKTRTQRFFAYYCDNVSFAHYIKSQVLNQKDHRAMLERFTRYFDEMPQERVLNV; the protein is encoded by the coding sequence ATGAAACTTTTGCTTGCGCCGATGGCGGCGCTCAGCCATGAAGCGCTCAGACGGACGATCGCGCGTTTCGGCGGATGCGACGAATACTACACCGAAATGATACATGCCGCATCTTTTATCAACGGCGGCCCGTACGAGCGCTGCTACGCAAGTTGTGCGCCCGAACCCGAAAAAACGGTGTGGCAGCTGACGGGCGCTCACGAAAAAGAGCTTGTCCACTGTGCCCGGCTTCTTATGCAAACCGAGGGTGCATCTTCGGTTATCGGCATCGACATAAATATGGGTTGCCCCGCGCCCGAAATTTACCGGCAGGGTGCAGGCATCGCGTGGATGAGTAAACCCTTTGAGCAGGTCGAATCGATGCTGCGCGGACTTCGGCTTGCGTGCGGGGCAAAGCGTTTGAGTGTAAAAATCAGGCTCGGAGAGGAAGATTTTACGCTGCAAGGCCTTTTCGACTTTGCCGATATGCTGTGCAGTTGCGGCGTCGAGCGCATTACGCTGCACCCGCGCACGAGAAAAGAGCGCTATGCCCGTCTCCCGCGTATACAATACGTCCGTCTGCTCGGCGAATTTATAAAAGCGCGTTATCCCGCTGTTTCGGTTGCGGGAAACGGCGCGATAGACGGGCCGAAAAGTTTGGCGGATTTTGCCGCGCAGTGCCCGCTTTCCGATGCTTTTATGATCGGGCGCGCCGCCGTGCAAAAGCCGTGGATTTTTACGCTTTTAAAACGTTCGGCAAAACCGGACGGGTGCGATACGGAAGCCGGCCGGCGCGACGCGGAACTTCAAATCGATTTGGTAAAGATCGCCGAAGATTTTATTGCCGATTTGGAAGCATGCCAGCCTGCGGATTTTTGGAAAACGAGGACGCAGCGCTTTTTTGCTTATTATTGCGATAACGTTTCGTTTGCGCATTATATAAAGTCGCAGGTGCTTAATCAAAAAGATCATCGCGCCATGCTTGAGCGCTTTACGCGCTATTTTGACGAAATGCCGCAAGAGCGCGTTTTGAACGTATGA
- a CDS encoding metal-sensing transcriptional repressor, which produces MENHVHDIHGTHGHIHRHIHSDKEKKAVINRLSKAAGHIEAIKRMVENDEDCSQVLIQLAAVRAAINNTGNTVLKNHISHCIVEAVEQGDTEAVKKLNSAIDMFVK; this is translated from the coding sequence ATGGAAAATCATGTACACGATATTCACGGCACTCACGGACACATACACCGCCACATTCACAGCGATAAAGAAAAAAAAGCCGTTATAAACCGTCTTTCAAAGGCGGCCGGGCATATTGAAGCGATTAAGCGCATGGTCGAAAACGACGAGGACTGCAGCCAAGTGCTCATCCAGCTTGCGGCGGTTCGGGCGGCAATCAATAACACCGGAAACACTGTTTTGAAAAATCACATAAGTCATTGTATCGTTGAAGCGGTGGAGCAGGGCGATACGGAAGCCGTCAAAAAGCTCAACAGCGCAATCGATATGTTCGTTAAATAA